The genomic segment AAGTATGACATCTGACAGTTCAGCAAAGTCAATAACTTGATGTTTCAAGTGTAAGAATTTGCTAATTACACGATTAACTTAAAAGTCTGACATTTTTGCATGGAGTTCGGCATGAAGCGCTCTCATCCGAAAAGAACACAACGTGCTAATTTGACATGAGAGCGTTTTTTCAGTTCAGTAGCCTAGCTAAAGAAATGAATTAAGAAATGcattaacttaaaaaaatgtacacataagataaataaaagttaGTTCCTTTATTCATTCTTGTATAATTTGGTACACACGTGATTTGTCGAGCTCCCTTGCAGCTTTTGCAGCTCTCTCAAGCCCAGTCGGGTCAAAGTTGCTCCACTTATCCCCGGGTTTGCGTCCCCCCGAACCTCCCGGTGCTCCTCCGGCCCCGTCAGCAGGAGCAGCCGTTGCCTGGTCCTCCGTCGGCGGCGACCCGGAGCCCTTCCCCCAGCCGAAGAGCCACGACATGCTGCTTCTGTAGTGTCCAAGCTGCAGGCTGCAGAGCGACTCTTACTATAACCGACTGACTCCCACAACAGGTTTGTAGCCCATGCTTGTTGGTACGACGCTGAAGGCAGTTTCCAATTCGTAGCTCCCGATTGGGCAAAGCCTTAAAGGGAGGTTACACTGTTTTCATCATGTGTAGCCCATATTAGAATAGGACATGGTTAAAAAATACTATAACTAGACTTGTCAATCAGGACTAAGTTAGAGACGCTAAAGATTGCTTAgcacatttcactgttttttttcacatctaGACCATATCAGGTAGGTCTAAATCACCAACACTTGTCAAATCTGGACGAGATTATCCCAGACAAGCCAGAGGTTCTTGAATGTACGGTTTCACACAGAGAACTAGGGGggggaaataaagaaataataaagaaaagggAAGTACAAAGGGAATGATAAAGTGACAGAAAGAATAATAGGGACATGGAGGAAACTGTGCATATGACTATGAGTGACAGAAACACGGCAATAGGGAAAGGAggagatagaaagaaggaagggggaaaacaaataaagaagtaaggaaagtaggATAGACAGACATGTACTGAATGTAAGAGGGACAAACagaaagactgaaggaaacTGAGACAAAAGACAGCTGGTCGTGAAGGAGTAAGACAGATAAGGAGGTTTTACTAGTAGTTAAAGGGCTCCATAGCTACGTAAAACAATATTAATAGCAGTAGTCATtttagaaatgaaacaaaaattgTGGTCATACTTTCTAGCAATGAGACAGTAAGAGGATGGGAGACTGACTCAGAAAGCAGAAGCGCTTTGATCTATCTTTACCTGGTCTGATATGGTTgcaatgtgaaaaacaaaacaaatcgtAAACTGACTCAGAGTCAAGTTCAccaaaagatgaaaggaaaactgtgattaaaataaagcatttattgACCACCTCAATAACCTTGTGCAATCTTTTTATCCAAAGTGACATAGATTATTGTGCAGcctgcatttatgttatatgtCCTGTTATTTAGACTATGTACAAGTAACTGTGTGTCACAGGCCCAGCAGTCAGCAAAAGttaaactgaaaactgtcaacctacagtatgtttgttGTCGAGTCTGTGTGTAAAGTAATCAATTCAAATGCTTTCATTTTGTGAAACAATTAAATTACTGGCAATAGACCACATGTGATATTATTCAATAATTTCATTAATTAGAAGTGGTCTGTATTAGATAATAGCCTCACACAAGAATAATTAGGCTTGTGCAAAATAGACAGTTTTACAGTTCAAAATGAAACTGACTCTCTAGAGAGTCAGAAGTGAATGTTGAACTTTATTGAGTTTAACTCGACCTTCAAATGCATTACCACTCAAACAGCTTACTGTGTATACATCTGTCCTAGTGATGTCATGCATAGGAACAGGCAGAAAGTGGCTCCTAACTGTTTTATTGGTCTTTGTTAACAACACATGCAGTGAATGTTCTATCAGTTAGTGATTATGTATATAATCTAAGAATGCTAAACATTGTTGAAGCAGAAAATGCATTAACTGACTATTACAAGAAAACGCTATGGGGTCAAGGACATATTGAGTAACAATATTACCCATATTGAGTAACAATATGTCCTTTGTGCTAAGTGCCATACAACATCTACTTCAGtataaagaaatgaaacactgaaaacgTACTGAAATAAGGAGAAAACAGACAACAAAAATGCAGAGTGGGATATGTACTCCAAACTTGAATACGTTAGGCCAAAGCTTGCAAAACACCTGTTTCAAAACCATATACGTTCACTGATCATCAAATACGATCAAATTACaatcattataatcattatGGAGTTTAAACAATCATACATGCCGGCATTatcactgtatttttttcaatAACAGATAGGCTATATGTAACTGACCCTCGTTTTCAGCAATGAGAGTTGTGAAAGAGGCTCTGATATATGATGCCTTCACATACTGTCGGAGATATACTTTATTCACGGGAGAAGTTTACGTTTACGACCCAAAtacgttttttttaaaagtctttacATGTAAGTATGACTGTTGCAATATTAATTATTGATGCTCATTGTATTTTCACTCGTCTACagctgaaatataaaataaatgcagtgaGTGAACCGCTTTAGTTTTTCTGACAGTCGGTTGAAAGAGCTGAGTGGAAGCATTTGAAAGCAACAGCCGTGACGCACAGTTACGCTCTTTACGTCACGTGGGTGCACATATAGAGACAAAAGTGATATTCCCGACTGAAGAGCAGATCTGAAACCTAAAACACTCAACCAGAAAGATGTCGGTGGCTTGTATGGCTTTGAGTCGGAATGTTTTGTCTGCGAGGAATTCAGGCGCTATGGTGGTGAGTAAAAACAaacgaacaaacaaacaaatactgtTTTATTCAGTCTGTATTGCTGTTAAAACAGACACGCCTCATGGAGCCTATATGAGAGATATACAGTATCTAGGTTTACAAATATGAGTATGTGTTGATTTGTTGAATTTATGCAGAGCTTTAGTATATCGTCTCACGAGGTGTGTGacacttcctgtgtttttaaatgaccttTAACACACCCTACTCCAGAGCTATCTGTGTAATATATGACTGGATATTGAATTAGTCTTACAGTACTGGCTGCTTCACTGTGAAGTGTGAATGAGACTAGGAGCAATTTAAATTAAGCAAATAGTCCATGTTTCATTATCAGTATGCTATGATAAGTGCTAGCTAAACCATTGTGAATAAGTTGTTGTACAACTCATTCTTCATTGTAGTAACTTAAATACTTGAATGTGAAGTCTGAGAGTTTTTTTAGAAGTTgttttaaagaaacatttatgTACTTCTTATTAATATACAGAAATactaaagttgttgtttttaagtcCGTATTTCATTGTCCTGCAAGAGTCAGTTAGGTAACCATAGGCTTCAAAGTGATGTAACACACATTCACGTCAGTTCACTAAAGCTGACACCAGGGGGCGATTCTGCACCTCCTTATACAAGGGGTATAGAACAATACTGTATATTCCTATACAGTGGCCAAAATATGATAGAGTCTCAAAGACtgtaactgtgtttttattatatgtgttaatattataataatatatgactgttaataatacaataatgtatataataatatattaataagaCTGTTAACACCTTTGTATTCATTCTTCTTCAGTCTGTCTTGTAACTGCATGTTTTGTTGGTTGCTTTGAATTTATGgtattatttctttctttgctctttaAGATTAAAACGTTACATTCCTTTAGATTTGTGCAATCCAAATAaagtgttattattgttgttgttggtatgagctgaggcctgtactacgaagctggattaacctaccCAGGATAtatctccgttacctgggttgatttattcagatattcgcagtctaggataagcggtactacgaagctggttatcaactcggtaaatcaacccagggttttccaatctggatctctgcgcgctcacataaaggggaggtgtttgcagcgtctgaccaatcacaaacatgcagaaaccctgcagagcagactactttaccatggaggagcagacaattattcttcataaatatgaagaattcaaacacatcatccaggccaaaagcaacactgatgatgcagcagcaaaagccaggaaggaatgctggcagaaaattgccgactctgttaatgtgtaaattcatgagatcatacaatattaatttattggaCAATTttaacggacagcactctgatcacacaatgccactttattacggtacagacgtttggggcagagcgcttcctcagtgcccttcctttcatagacacattaagttagtttaatattcaacattcaaaatacaaacctattaaccttcaaccatttgagtgaatgatgtcaaaccaactgtataaaagactaatatccctcatgtgcctcaaggcttatattacaaatatatattttcgtcaattttttacaattacaataaataaatactgttattatgctccctgacactttgatctccggatgtcaaacctacagaataatatccctcatgtgcctcaatgattattttttaaatatatattttggccaattaaaaaattgcatctatcactaaaagctcattctctcctaagcgctcctctcgcgatccgcgcaccaatgttgacaggatcttctaagaatgggcgggtcattttctaagagagctgattggtcaggaggtggtgctttcatattcgttgatctcttatccagaacataacctgctccggagcaggttagccgttcagcataagttaccatggtgatttaccccggtaagaagtgaaccagcttcgtagtacggaaaacccagagttaaccctgaagttatctcgataagagaaaatccagcttcgtagtacaggcctcggaTGTGTCAGTGTTAGCGGTATCCTGTAGTTGCAGGATAGAATTACAGAGTGCTTCCCAGTTTAGCCTTGGTATTGTAACTAAAAGCCAGGTCACATTACGATGTGCTCCTTTGTACATAAGGCTTGATATAGTTTACTCTCACTTGAAAGAAAGTGCTTTAGTGGACATTAAAGGAATATACTTAGaggaattaaaataataaaataattgaaaaataaagtttgCCTACTGTACATTCATTTGATAATACTCTTTAATTCATAAATGCCGCCTCTCTTTTTGATCGTCTGTGATACAGATGGTGCGGCACGCTCAGACCGCGTCTGCTCCGGCTCCTGAACCCAGGATCAAGAAGTTCCAGATCTACCGCTGGGACCCTGACACCCCTGGAGACAAACCACGCATGCAGACATATGACATTGATCTTAATAAGTAAGACATAACAAACACTGTTGAGcattatttgcttttttaatgtaatcAGTGTCATAATCTATTGACGTGTTTGTCTTGATATTAGCTGTGGTCCCATGGTTCTGGATGCCCTCATCAAGATCAAGAATGAGATGGACCCCACACTCACATTCAGACGCTCCTGCAGAGAGGGTGAGATATAAATGATATTTGGTGATATAAACATTTTCTGTTCAGATTTGAAAATAATCAAAGCGAATGAAACATATTAACAGGATTAAGTGAATGTTTGTGCCAGATTTTCAGTCAGTAACTCCACTGATTGTGTGTTTCTTCAGGTATCTGCGGCTCATGTGCCATGAACATCAATGGAGGCAACACACTGGCATGCCTCAATAAAATAGACAGTAATACAAGCAAACCAACCAAAATCTATCCGCTCCCACACATGTATGTGGTTAAAGATCTGGTGCCTGTAAGTACTGTGAATGCAGAAAAAGTTTATGTACAGGGCTGTATTTGAAAGTGCTGCAGCAAATGTTCATGAACATTAAAGTGTGATAATAAAGAGTAAAACAATGCATTTAAAAGAGAGATGATAATTGAATATTAGACTCATATGTGGTGAATTAATTGGTTTGCTCTTGTATCTTTTTCAGGACATGAGCAACTTCTATGCACAGTACAAATCTATCGAACCTTACCTGAAAAAGAAGGATGAAGCTCAAGAAGGGAAAGAGCAGTATTTCCAGTCAGTGGAGGACAGGCAAAAACTGGTAAGTAAACCATCTTCTGTGACCAATACACACTTCACACAGAACATATGGTTCATTACTGAGTTGTATGGCGCTGAGAATGGATCATTTCATCACTCATACATCTGACTGATCAAACTATGCTAGCTAATAACCACAGAACTGGTCAGCTCACCTGTCTTTTGGTAACATATCACACTGTCTATAACCCAACAGGACGGCTTGTACGAGTGTATCCTCTGTGCCTGCTGCAGCACCAGCTGTCCCAGCTACTGGTGGAACGGAGACAAGTATCTAGGACCTGCTGTGTTAATGCAGGTGGGTAAAAACACTTTAAGAACATCTGTCTGAAAAATGTAAGGTTATGAGATACACGTCATAgtaattaaaaagttaaatatggAAGACTAGAACAAGAATTAAAGTCTATAACTGCTTTGTGAGGCTGTAATGCTCATTATTACACCACAGAAATTGAAAGCATTGGTATATTCCTACCACTAGTGGGATAAATAATGTGAAGTTTAGCCTGAAGGTGGTGCCAGAGGAAAGGCCATGTTGTTAATATTTAACCAGATCCTCTGTTCAGTGGCCGTTGTTAGGCATTTCAAACTTGGGGATAATTTGTTAACCTCAGCTGTACTTGATCTCAGTGCTGATGTCAGGGATGGTATGTTCATTTCAACTATTGgatgttaacatgctgatgtcGGAAACGTTCAGCATTTAAGAATGTCAGCATACTCGGTTCTCTTTCATCTTAAAGTTCAGCCAAGGCAGATGAAGTGAAGTGTTAGATGAGTGGAACATTTGACTTGCTAATAGTTATCGAGATATTTTACTCTGAATTAAAGTTTATGATAGATTTTTATAGCTGTCCTCAGACCCGATACACTTATGTGGAAGAAATTATTCATGGTTGAGCTGACAGCTGTTGAACACAATGTTATTATTCCGCAGGCGTACCGGTGGATGATTGACTCCCGTGATGAATTCACTGAGGAACGTCTGTCTAAACTTCAGGACCCCTTCTCTCTCTACCGCTGCCACACTATCATGAATTGCACTAAGACTTGCCCCAAGGTGATTACAAAAAGCATCCATACTCACATACACTCATAGAGTTAATACAGTTTCagtttctcactttctctttaaCACATTCGTTCCACAGGG from the Scomber japonicus isolate fScoJap1 chromosome 4, fScoJap1.pri, whole genome shotgun sequence genome contains:
- the LOC128357216 gene encoding succinate dehydrogenase [ubiquinone] iron-sulfur subunit, mitochondrial-like, whose product is MSVACMALSRNVLSARNSGAMVMVRHAQTASAPAPEPRIKKFQIYRWDPDTPGDKPRMQTYDIDLNNCGPMVLDALIKIKNEMDPTLTFRRSCREGICGSCAMNINGGNTLACLNKIDSNTSKPTKIYPLPHMYVVKDLVPDMSNFYAQYKSIEPYLKKKDEAQEGKEQYFQSVEDRQKLDGLYECILCACCSTSCPSYWWNGDKYLGPAVLMQAYRWMIDSRDEFTEERLSKLQDPFSLYRCHTIMNCTKTCPKGLNPGKAIAEIKKMMATYKEKKAAAT